The following are from one region of the Ignavibacteriota bacterium genome:
- a CDS encoding GNAT family N-acetyltransferase yields MSVVNLSNENFSEVTDVFCESFYNYPVMKYVLGEKEDYDERLRKLITFFVSARAIRNEPLLGIYNSTNLLLATATVTLPGEISSPPELIKLRDKLWEEIGAEEKVRYEKYGLIASNLLPKEPHHHLNMIGVRNAYQGKGYARKLIDEVEKLVSEHPTSTGLSLNTEVETNVNFYLHFGFQLNGQAKIDDKLNTWGFFMQRNKKN; encoded by the coding sequence ATGAGTGTTGTAAACCTCTCCAATGAAAACTTCTCCGAAGTCACAGATGTTTTCTGCGAATCATTCTATAATTACCCTGTAATGAAATATGTTCTTGGCGAAAAAGAAGATTACGATGAACGGCTTCGAAAACTGATTACATTTTTTGTTTCTGCAAGAGCAATTAGAAATGAACCTTTACTTGGCATATATAATTCAACCAACCTACTCCTTGCTACTGCTACTGTAACCTTACCTGGAGAAATTTCTTCACCACCGGAATTAATCAAACTGCGAGATAAACTCTGGGAAGAAATCGGTGCAGAAGAAAAAGTTCGATATGAAAAGTATGGGCTTATTGCATCTAATCTACTTCCAAAAGAACCACATCATCACTTGAATATGATCGGAGTGAGAAATGCTTACCAGGGAAAAGGTTATGCTCGTAAGTTAATTGATGAAGTTGAAAAATTAGTCTCAGAACATCCAACAAGCACAGGTCTGAGTCTCAACACAGAAGTTGAAACGAATGTAAATTTTTATCTTCACTTTGGGTTTCAATTAAATGGTCAAGCTAAAATTGATGATAAGTTAAATACCTGGGGATTTTTTATGCAAAGAAATAAAAAAAATTAG
- the lipB gene encoding lipoyl(octanoyl) transferase LipB yields MKNKILTYCDLGFIDYKEAWDLQHEIHTKRVSNEVEDFIFLLEHPNTYTLGKTAHKENLVGSENYLRENQISVYDIDRGGDITYHGPGQIVGYPIIDLNRWHNDTHKYLRALEEVIIKTCSEFGLDCERNEKHTGVWLADRKIAAIGIKVSRWVTMHGFAFNVNTDLNLFNGIIPCGIQDKSVTSLKKELGKEISVAEVKEKILKNFFDLFSYDELASLKKQELFQTKFSLTN; encoded by the coding sequence ATGAAGAATAAAATTCTAACATACTGCGATTTGGGATTTATTGATTATAAAGAAGCATGGGACTTGCAGCATGAAATTCATACAAAAAGAGTTTCAAACGAAGTTGAAGATTTTATTTTTCTGCTTGAGCATCCGAATACTTATACACTGGGTAAAACAGCGCATAAAGAAAATCTTGTTGGTTCCGAAAATTATTTGAGGGAAAACCAGATTTCAGTTTACGATATTGATCGTGGTGGTGATATCACTTATCACGGTCCGGGACAAATTGTCGGTTATCCGATAATTGATTTAAATAGGTGGCACAATGACACTCACAAATATTTGAGAGCACTTGAAGAGGTGATTATAAAAACCTGCAGTGAATTTGGTCTGGATTGTGAAAGAAATGAAAAGCATACTGGAGTTTGGTTAGCGGACAGAAAAATCGCAGCTATCGGAATTAAAGTCAGCAGATGGGTAACAATGCACGGATTTGCTTTCAATGTTAACACTGATTTGAATTTATTTAATGGAATAATTCCCTGTGGTATTCAGGATAAATCGGTTACATCGCTAAAAAAAGAATTAGGAAAAGAAATATCAGTCGCTGAAGTGAAAGAAAAAATTCTTAAAAACTTCTTTGACTTATTCAGTTATGATGAGCTTGCTTCTTTGAAGAAGCAGGAACTATTTCAAACAAAATTTAGTCTCACAAATTAG
- the lpdA gene encoding dihydrolipoyl dehydrogenase, translated as MQKHFNIAVLGGGPGGYVAAIRAGQLGFKTVVIDKDNLGGICLNWGCIPTKSLLKNAEIYDQIKNHGDDFGIKTTGLNFDFNKIIKRSRDVSDRISKNVELLIKKNKVDRIRGFGKLSSKNTIDILDDKGKIIETISADKIIIATGARPRNISAIPVDRKNIITSTEAMILETLPKELIVIGAGAIGIEFAYFYSALGTKVTVIEMLKHILPIEDEEVSIALEKNFKKRGIEILTSATVEKAEVKGNKVNVTVNVNGEKKILSAEKVLNAIGVVGNVEGIGLEELGIQIEKNHIKVNKETYETNLPGLFAIGDVIGPPWLAHVASAEGIHCVEHIKGLHNPPIDYDNIPGGTYCQPQVASVGLTEAKAKEKGYEIKVGKFPFMASGKAFAIGEREGFVKMIFDAKYGEILGAHIIGSEATEMIAEVTLARSLEATGESIIKTIHAHPTLSESIMEAAAQAYGEAIHI; from the coding sequence ATGCAAAAACATTTCAATATCGCAGTTTTAGGAGGTGGTCCAGGTGGTTATGTAGCTGCTATCCGTGCGGGTCAACTTGGATTTAAGACAGTTGTGATTGATAAAGATAATCTTGGTGGAATTTGCCTTAATTGGGGGTGCATTCCTACCAAATCGCTTCTTAAAAATGCTGAGATTTATGACCAGATTAAAAATCACGGTGATGACTTTGGAATTAAAACTACCGGTCTCAATTTCGATTTTAATAAGATAATTAAACGAAGCAGAGATGTATCAGACCGAATCTCAAAAAATGTTGAACTGCTCATCAAAAAAAATAAAGTGGATAGAATAAGAGGATTCGGAAAACTTTCTTCAAAGAATACAATCGATATCTTAGATGATAAGGGAAAAATAATTGAAACAATTTCTGCTGATAAAATAATTATTGCTACTGGTGCGAGACCACGAAATATTTCAGCGATCCCTGTTGACAGAAAAAACATCATTACAAGTACAGAAGCGATGATACTTGAAACTCTTCCAAAAGAATTAATTGTAATTGGCGCCGGAGCAATAGGAATTGAATTTGCTTATTTTTATTCGGCACTCGGAACAAAAGTTACGGTAATTGAAATGCTCAAGCATATTCTCCCAATTGAAGATGAAGAAGTTTCAATTGCTCTTGAAAAGAATTTTAAGAAAAGAGGTATTGAGATTCTGACAAGTGCAACAGTTGAAAAAGCTGAAGTGAAAGGAAATAAAGTTAATGTAACTGTTAATGTAAATGGAGAGAAGAAAATCCTGTCTGCTGAAAAAGTATTGAACGCAATTGGAGTGGTTGGAAATGTTGAGGGAATCGGACTTGAAGAACTCGGAATTCAAATTGAGAAAAATCATATCAAAGTAAACAAAGAAACTTATGAAACGAATCTTCCTGGACTTTTTGCAATCGGTGATGTAATTGGTCCACCATGGTTAGCACACGTTGCTTCAGCAGAAGGAATTCATTGCGTTGAGCATATTAAGGGATTACACAATCCTCCAATTGATTATGATAATATTCCCGGCGGTACTTATTGCCAGCCGCAAGTTGCCAGTGTAGGATTAACGGAAGCAAAAGCAAAAGAAAAAGGATACGAAATCAAAGTTGGAAAATTTCCGTTTATGGCGAGTGGAAAAGCTTTCGCGATTGGTGAACGAGAAGGTTTTGTAAAAATGATATTTGATGCTAAGTATGGTGAAATTCTCGGGGCTCATATTATTGGTAGTGAAGCTACTGAGATGATTGCAGAAGTAACTTTAGCCCGTTCACTCGAAGCAACAGGTGAATCCATAATCAAAACTATTCACGCACATCCAACTTTATCAGAATCAATAATGGAAGCCGCTGCTCAGGCTTATGGAGAAGCAATTCATATTTAA
- a CDS encoding transcriptional repressor, producing the protein MTKIKHDIHLKDSNLKVTPQRIAVLEALNNLKNHPTADKIKEYVIKNHPNIAVGTIYKTLETFVEKGLVKKVKTEKDVMRYDAILDHHHHLYCEDTERIEDFFDDQLNDMIEEYFKKKKIPNFKVKDVKLQIIGTFKK; encoded by the coding sequence ATGACAAAAATAAAACACGACATTCATTTAAAAGACAGCAATTTAAAAGTTACCCCTCAAAGAATTGCTGTTCTTGAAGCATTGAACAATTTAAAGAATCATCCCACTGCTGATAAAATAAAAGAATATGTAATTAAGAATCATCCGAACATTGCAGTTGGTACCATCTACAAAACTCTCGAAACATTTGTTGAAAAAGGATTGGTCAAAAAAGTAAAGACAGAAAAAGATGTGATGAGGTATGATGCTATACTCGATCATCATCATCATTTGTATTGTGAGGATACCGAACGCATAGAGGATTTCTTTGATGATCAGTTGAATGATATGATTGAAGAATATTTTAAGAAAAAGAAAATCCCGAACTTCAAAGTGAAAGATGTTAAACTTCAGATAATCGGAACTTTTAAGAAATAA
- the katG gene encoding catalase/peroxidase HPI, producing MSDESKCPVTGRTSFGRGTSNKEWWPNQLNLGILHQHHPASNPLGPKFDYAKEFSKIDYKALKKDLYSLMTDSQDWWPADWGHYGGLFIRMAWHSAGTYRTADGRGGGGTGNQRFAPVNSWPDNANLDKARRLLWPIKQKYGNKISWADLLILAGNCAMESMGFKTFGFGGGREDIWQPEEDIYWGKEDTWLGDKRYSGDRELENPLAAVQMGLIYVNPEGPNGNPDPVASGRDVRETFKRMAMDAEETAALTAGGHTFGKMHGAGDPKLVGREPEAAPIEEQGLGWINKFKSGKGIHQTTSGLEGAWKPNPTKWDNGYFDMLFGYEWEKVKSPAGAWQWQAKDVKPEHMIPDAHDPSKKYPPTMTTADMALRFDPVFEPISRRFHKDPKAFADAFARAWFKLTHRDMGPKARYLGPEVPKENLIWQDPIPAVNHKLIGKTEIANLKKKILDSRLSIAELVYTAWSSASTFRGSDFRGGANGARIRLEPQKDWEVNQPTQLEKVLKVLKGIQKEFNNRKDGKKVSLADLIVLGGCAAIESAAKAAGSKIEVPFTPGRMDSSQAQTDVESFTLLEPEADGFRNYQKKAYSISAEEMLVDKSQLLTLSAPEMTVLVGGLRVLGGNYGGSNHGVFTNRVGKLTNDFFVNLLDMGTKWHPTSEKGDTFEGRDRKTNELKWTATRVDLIFGSNSQLRALAEVYAQDDAKGKFVKDFVAAWNKVMNLDRFDLK from the coding sequence ATGAGTGATGAAAGTAAATGCCCGGTAACCGGAAGAACTTCATTCGGAAGAGGTACATCAAATAAAGAGTGGTGGCCAAACCAATTAAATCTTGGAATACTTCACCAGCACCATCCGGCATCAAACCCGTTGGGTCCTAAATTTGACTATGCAAAAGAATTCAGCAAGATTGATTACAAAGCACTTAAAAAAGATTTGTATTCGTTGATGACTGACTCACAGGATTGGTGGCCCGCAGATTGGGGTCATTATGGTGGTTTGTTTATTCGAATGGCATGGCATAGTGCTGGCACTTACCGAACCGCTGACGGACGCGGCGGTGGTGGAACTGGTAATCAACGTTTTGCTCCGGTAAATAGCTGGCCTGATAATGCTAACCTCGATAAAGCGCGAAGACTTCTTTGGCCGATCAAACAGAAATATGGAAACAAAATTTCCTGGGCTGATCTGCTTATCTTAGCCGGTAATTGTGCGATGGAATCAATGGGATTTAAAACTTTTGGCTTTGGTGGTGGACGCGAAGACATTTGGCAGCCAGAAGAGGATATCTATTGGGGAAAAGAAGATACATGGCTTGGTGATAAACGTTACAGCGGTGACCGTGAACTTGAAAATCCATTAGCTGCCGTTCAGATGGGACTTATTTATGTAAATCCCGAAGGTCCGAATGGAAATCCCGATCCGGTAGCTTCAGGTCGTGATGTGCGCGAAACGTTCAAACGCATGGCTATGGATGCTGAAGAAACTGCAGCACTTACAGCAGGTGGACATACATTTGGTAAAATGCATGGTGCCGGTGATCCAAAATTAGTGGGTCGTGAACCGGAAGCTGCACCTATTGAAGAACAAGGTTTGGGATGGATAAACAAATTCAAATCAGGAAAAGGCATTCACCAAACAACAAGTGGTTTGGAAGGTGCATGGAAACCTAATCCTACAAAATGGGATAATGGTTACTTCGATATGCTCTTTGGATATGAGTGGGAGAAAGTTAAAAGTCCGGCTGGTGCTTGGCAATGGCAGGCGAAGGATGTTAAACCGGAACACATGATACCTGACGCTCATGATCCATCAAAGAAATATCCTCCCACGATGACAACTGCAGATATGGCGTTACGTTTTGATCCGGTATTTGAACCTATCTCAAGGCGATTCCATAAAGATCCAAAAGCTTTTGCAGATGCATTTGCAAGAGCATGGTTTAAACTTACTCACAGAGATATGGGACCGAAAGCCCGTTACCTCGGACCTGAAGTTCCAAAAGAAAATCTTATCTGGCAGGATCCGATTCCCGCAGTTAATCATAAACTGATTGGTAAAACAGAAATCGCAAATCTTAAGAAGAAGATTTTAGATTCCAGACTTTCAATTGCAGAATTAGTTTATACTGCGTGGTCGTCAGCATCTACTTTTCGTGGTTCTGATTTTCGCGGAGGTGCAAACGGTGCCCGAATTCGTTTAGAACCACAAAAGGATTGGGAAGTCAATCAGCCAACACAACTTGAAAAAGTCCTTAAAGTATTGAAAGGAATTCAAAAAGAATTTAACAATCGTAAAGATGGTAAAAAAGTTTCTCTGGCTGATCTGATTGTTCTTGGTGGATGTGCTGCAATTGAATCAGCAGCTAAGGCTGCGGGCTCGAAAATAGAAGTTCCTTTTACGCCTGGAAGAATGGATTCATCACAAGCTCAGACTGATGTAGAATCATTCACATTATTAGAACCTGAAGCAGATGGATTCCGTAATTATCAGAAGAAAGCTTACTCAATATCAGCAGAAGAAATGCTTGTTGATAAATCGCAGCTTCTTACTCTAAGTGCACCGGAGATGACAGTGCTTGTTGGTGGATTACGTGTACTTGGTGGAAACTACGGTGGTTCCAATCATGGAGTGTTTACAAACCGGGTTGGTAAACTCACTAACGATTTCTTTGTTAATTTGCTTGATATGGGAACCAAGTGGCACCCAACCTCAGAAAAAGGTGATACATTTGAAGGAAGAGATCGTAAAACAAACGAACTCAAATGGACGGCAACACGAGTAGATTTAATATTCGGATCGAACTCACAACTTCGAGCACTTGCTGAAGTCTATGCACAGGATGATGCAAAAGGAAAATTCGTTAAGGATTTTGTCGCAGCATGGAATAAAGTAATGAATCTTGACCGTTTCGATTTGAAATAA